From Elusimicrobiaceae bacterium:
TTGCGGTCACCGCCGTAGAGCTGTTCGGTGATAGTGCGGTGGTAGGGCGGATTTTCAGGAAGATTGGTGTCGAGCAGATAAAGCGACGTGCGCCCGACCGGTACCCGCCATATGCGCGCGCGAATATTTTCCGATCCGAGCGGCACCTCCACCGTCAGCGGAACACCGTCCCGGGTGTGGATGAGCTCTACCGGCATGTTGGCCCAGTCGTTCTCCGGGTGGCGTTCCACCTGCCAGCCGTCGCGGTTGAGTACCTGCTGGATATAGCCTTTCTGATAAAACAGCCCCACTCCGATCAGCGGCAGGCCGAGGTCGCTGGAACTTTTAAGATGGTCGCCGGCGAGCATGCCCAATCCGCCGGAATACATCGGCAGGCCTTCCCCTATGCCGAACTCCATGGAAAAATATGCGACAAGCGCGTCATTTTCCTGCGGAGCATGGTTGTCGGTGAACCAGGTTTTCCGGTTCTTGTAGTCGTCAAACACCCGTTTGATGTTTTGCAGTTTGGCTAAAAATTCGTTATCCCGGCTGAGTTCCGCGATGCGTTCCTCGCCCAGACTGCCCAGCACCCATTTCGGATTGCGGTGCGAGCGTTTCCATAGCGGATCGTTCATGCTTACGAACATGAGTATCGCGTCCCAGTTCCAGGTGAACCACATATTCTGGGTCAGTTCGCCCAGCGCCTGCAGATTGTCCGGCAGTTTGGGCGTGACATTGAAGGAATGAATTTTCATTGGTTCCTCTCCGCGTGTAATTTCCCGGATAAAGCGCGCTCGGTTGTGTGCTGCGGTATTATCTCGGCTGTGAAAAGTATACAAAAATATGAAAACGCCTTCCTTGATGCGATCCGGGCGTCAAATATGCCATGTGGCGGGATTTCAGCCTGCACAATGCGCAGTGCGGCTAATGGCTGTCGAAATAGGTATAATCTCTATGTGTTGTGGAATGGGGGAAGGAAATGAAACCAGCATTTGGATTTATTGTCGCGACAAGCATAGGTTTGTTTGCGGGAGTTTCCGCCTTCGCTTATTCGCCTGCCGGGTACCCCGGCGCGGTGTGATGCCGGGGTCAAGTTTGCCTGGCCGTATTATACCGAGCTGTATGAATATTCACCGCGCCACAAAATAAACGCAAACAGCCATTGCCGTGGCTAAAAACAGAATTCTTGTTTTATGAAGCCCGGCGGTATTGAGTCCGGCCATAGCTATATGCTCCCCCCGATTGCTGGTGACGGTTCGTTCCCGCGGTTATTTGGCGGTTGTCGTGGTGCTGGCCTTGACAGCGGCGGTTTCCGCCGCGCCGGTCATGGTTATGCTTGAGGCGCGCAGAACGTTCGTGAACGGAGTTTCATTCAGTGTCAGTTTTTCCTTGAATATTCCGCAGGCGATCACTTCCCGGCTTGTGTCCGCCGCAAGTTTGCGGAAATAAACAATATTGATCGAGGCTCCGTTATTGTCGAGCGTGGTTGTGTAGCCCGGCGCTTTGCCCGCGAGCGTTGTTATGCCGCCGCCCAGCCGGCCGCTTGCGCAGACCTGTTTGCCGTGATAGGCGGCGGGCGTTTTGGCGATAACGTCGGCTCCTGTGACACCGCTCACTTTTTCGACCGCCTGGCAGGGGGCGGCGAAAAACGCGGCGGCGGTCAGTACAAGTGCTTTTTTCATGGGTTTTTCTCCTTGAAGATTTAATTTAGATAGGGGTTTTGACGAGCTTCCGTTTTTCACAGGCTGCGCGGTTGCCCATATCGCAGGCGTCGTCGTAATCCTGCAGGGCCGCTGCGGCGTCATCAAGCAGTTCATAAAGCATAGCGCGGTAAAAATAGCAGTCGGACGGGTCAAAAAGATTTTCATTGGACGGACGGTTTATGTCCGGCTTTGCCTGCCTGATTGATATGCATTTATTGAAATCCGCCAGCGCGGCGTCGGTTTGCCCGTTATTTAATTCGATCTGCCCGCGCCGGCCGTACACTTCGGCGGTGATATTGGTGGCGGGCGGGGTGTGGGAGGCGTCTTCGGGATCAAGATAGCCGGCGTAGTCCGCCAGCGCGGCCGTAAACGCTTTCTGCATAAACTGGCACGAGCCCTGCGCCGCCATATAATCCCGGTTATCCGCGCCGCCCATGATTTTAGCCTCGTCAATGTCGGCCAGCCCCTCGGCGGAATTGCCGCGCAGGCAGTAAAGCACGCCCCGGTTTAGAAAACTCTTTCGCATGATGGAGGCGTGCCGCGCGGGGTAGGCGGTTTTTATGGCCTGATCAAAATCGGCGAACGCTTTGTCGTTATTATGAAAACATAATCCGTACAGAAGCGCGCGCTGGTAGTACAGTTCCGCGCGTTCGCTTTTGCCGCAAAGTTTGAGCGCGCGGGAAATTTCGTGCTCTGACTTGGCGCATTTCCCCTGCAGCTGATAAATGCGGGAAAGCAGTTTTGCCGCATCAAGCGCTTTGGGGTTTGCGGCGATGGCCCAGCGCAGGTCCGACGCGGCTCTGTTCCAGTCTTTCATGTGCGCATAAACCGCTCCGCGTTTTTCAAAAAGCTGGCCTTTGAGCTTTTTGCCGTATCCGGGCCGCCATCTGCCCAGTGCCTGGGTGTAGAACGGCAGTTTCCCTTCTTCAGAAGGTTCCAGATCGCCCTGCAGAAGCAGTTTTTCGTAACTGGTTCTCTCCCGGTCTTCCCGGAATTCCGCTTCCTGCTCCGCCCGTATTTTTCGCAGAGCCCGTGCCGACGGCCCCGCCGGCGCGGCGCTGGCGGGCGCGGTGCTGACGGCGTTAATGCCCGACACAGTCTGCATTGCGGCGGCCGGAGCGCCTGCGGAGGCGTCCGTTCCCGCAGGCGGCACGGAACTGACGGTTACCGCCGCGGTTGACTGCACGGCGTCCTGCACCGGCTGGGCGCATACCGCGCCGGGCAGAGCAGCCAGCGTTATGAAAAACAATCTGATTCTCACCACGTCACTTCCTGTCGAAAAACGGGTTTTTCCCGGTAGCCGAAAGCGGAAATCCGAACACGATTTTGGCGTCCGGCCCCAATAACCCCAGTTCCATCGCAGCCTGCCCTATAGTATACATTACTCTGGTGTCAACGCGCTCGTCCGCGGCGGCCGCCGCGGCTGACCCGAGCGCTATGCCGAGGTTGACGACGCCGAACACGCACGGCGCTGCCTGCGGTTTCTCGGCGCACGAGGCAAACCCGCACATCCCGCATTTTTTAAGGCCGCGCGGCCCGGTTGACGCACCGACAAGCACCACGCAGGAACTGGCGGCCACGTTATCTGCGTCGCGGCTGAAAAAAGGAATTCCATGCCGCGCGGCCAGTTCGCGCATTTTCGCGGCCAGAGCGGCGAGATCGTCGCCGTCAAGTTTCGCGATCAGCAGATTGTCTATGCCGTGCGCTTTTGGAGCGGTGCGGGCAGCCGTCATAAGTTTATCCGCGACAGAGAGCAGATGCGCCGTCCGATTGTTTTCTTCGGTTATCATCATTGCCGTTACCCCTCGGTAAAGAATATGTACCGCACAACAAAAACCAGCGCCAGCGCCCACGCTTCCCAGGACACTTCTTTGCGGCCGCCGGTCAGCAGTTTTAAAACCGGATAGCTGATAAAGCCGATTGCAATGCCGTCGGCGATATTATAGGTGAGCGGGATCAGCGCGATGATAAGAAAGGCCGGCACGAATTCGGAAAATTCAGCCCAGTTGATATGCCGAACTCCGCTCATCATAAGCGCGCCCACCATAACCAGAGCCGGCGCGGTTACCGGCTGGATGACGAGCTTGCCCGGCAAGGTTACCGTGCCGCCGAACATTGTCAGCAGCGGCGAGATGAACAGCGCCAGCAGGAAGCAGAGTCCCGCCGTTACCGCGGTCAGGCCGGTTCGTCCGCCCTGCGCGATGCCGGTGGAGCTTTCGATATAGCTGGAAACGGTTGAATTGCCGAGCATAGCGCCCGCCGTGGTTGCCAGCGCGTCGGTCATCAGCGCGCGCGGAATGTTTTTGAGAGTGCCTTCCCTGTCCACCAGCCCGGCCTGCACGCCCAGGCCGATAAGCGTGCCCATAGTGTCGAAAATCATCATAAACAGCAGGATCAGCACCACTGACAGCGTCTGCCAGCGCCATAAACCGGAAAAATCAAACTGAAACAGCGTCGGCGTTATGGAAGGCGGCATGCTTATTATCCCGCCGAACTCGATCGTGCCCATAATCCAAAGCGCGGCGGCGGTAGCGGTCATGCCCCATAAAATCGCGCCCGGGACTTTCCGCCCGAACAATCCCGCCGTAAGGAAAAATCCGCAGATTCCGGCGAGCACTTCCGGCTGATGTATGGGGCCAAGCTGCACGAGCGTAGCCTGATTCGCCGTCACCAGCCCCATTTCTTTCAGCCCGATAAAGGTTATGAACAGCCCGATTCCGGCGGAGATGCCGAATTTCAGCGAAGCGGGAATCACCGCAATGAGGCGCTGCCGTATTTTCGTCAGGTTAAGCGCGAAAAACAGTATGCCCGACACCAGCACCATTGACAGGCCCTGCCGCCAGCTGTACCCCATGCCCAGCACCACTGTATATGCGAAAAAGAAATTCTCGCCCATCAGCGGGGCCTGCGCGATGGGCAGTCTGGCGACCAGCCCCATCATCAGGCAGGCCAGCGCGCTTGCAATGCAGGTGGAGGTGAACACTGCGCCTTTGTCAAGTCCGGCCGCGCCCAGTACCTGCGGCTGGACGAACAGGATGTACGACATCGCCAGAAAAATGGTTATCCCCGCGGAAATTTCGGTTCTGAAAGACGAGCCGTGTTTTTCCAGTTCAAAAAACTTTCCAGCCTGTTCAAACATAATGGTACTATAGCAAGTTCTGACCGGCACGGCAATACAAAGGCTGGTCTAGCCCGGGATTTTCCCGGCGCGGCGGGCTGATCCGCCGGGCTTCGTTTTTTAAGGCAGGTTGTAACAACCCTGTACGCCGCCGCGGCATTTATAAATTCCGCTCACAAAAATACGCGCTGGCCGGCACGGCATAATGATTGCCGGCATGGCACAGCTCAAGCAGGGGGATGGAGCGTGTAACCCTGCGCAAGCCGGGTAAACGAATTTTGGATCAAAAGAAACCCACGGCTTGCCGGTAAAGCGTAATAACAACCGGCAGGCCAATGGCACAGCCGGGGGGAGGTTCCGGTGTTGCCGGGGCAGTAAAAACCCCGCCTTGCGGGCGGGGTTTTTTTGAGCAGGACAAATGCTTCAGTTTTGCGATTTTACGAACGAGAACCCTTTTTCCAGCGCTTTTTTATTAAGTTCCAGCGCTTCCGGTTTGGCCCGCTTGAATACTTTCGGCATGGCTTTGGCGATGGCGTCGGTTGAAACCGCGCCCGTCGCCGCGGCGAACACGCCCAGCATCAGCAGGTTGCCCACTTTGGGCGAGCCCGCTTCTTCGGCCAGCTCGTTGAACGGCACCGAAATGATCTTTATGTCCGTGCGCTTGGGCGCGGTGCGCACGAGCGAGCTGTTGATGATAAGAATACCGCCTTCCCGCACGAGCGGCTCGAATTTGGAAAGCGACGGCTCGTTCATCACGATCGCCACCGTCGGGTTCGAAACGACCGGGGATGACACTTCCTTGTCGGAAATCACCACCGAGCAGTTTGCCGTGCCGCCGCGCATCTCCGCGCCGTAGGCCGGGAACCAGCTGACGTTCCTGCCTTCGATCATGCCCGCGTAGGCCAGCAATACTCCGGCCGAAACCACGCCCTGCCCGCCGAAACCTGAAATTCTTATTCCGTGATACATTAGTTTGCACCTCCGTTATCGTCGCGGAACACGCCGAGCGGATAAAACGGCAGCATGTCCGCGCGCAGGCGTTTCATTGAATCAACCGCGTTCATGCCCCAGTTGGTCGGGCAGGTGGAAAGCACCTCGACCAGCGAAAAGCCTTTTCCGTTAACCTGGTTCTCAAAGGCTTTCCTGACCGC
This genomic window contains:
- a CDS encoding DUF2148 domain-containing protein, with translation MMITEENNRTAHLLSVADKLMTAARTAPKAHGIDNLLIAKLDGDDLAALAAKMRELAARHGIPFFSRDADNVAASSCVVLVGASTGPRGLKKCGMCGFASCAEKPQAAPCVFGVVNLGIALGSAAAAAADERVDTRVMYTIGQAAMELGLLGPDAKIVFGFPLSATGKNPFFDRK
- a CDS encoding NCS2 family permease gives rise to the protein MFEQAGKFFELEKHGSSFRTEISAGITIFLAMSYILFVQPQVLGAAGLDKGAVFTSTCIASALACLMMGLVARLPIAQAPLMGENFFFAYTVVLGMGYSWRQGLSMVLVSGILFFALNLTKIRQRLIAVIPASLKFGISAGIGLFITFIGLKEMGLVTANQATLVQLGPIHQPEVLAGICGFFLTAGLFGRKVPGAILWGMTATAAALWIMGTIEFGGIISMPPSITPTLFQFDFSGLWRWQTLSVVLILLFMMIFDTMGTLIGLGVQAGLVDREGTLKNIPRALMTDALATTAGAMLGNSTVSSYIESSTGIAQGGRTGLTAVTAGLCFLLALFISPLLTMFGGTVTLPGKLVIQPVTAPALVMVGALMMSGVRHINWAEFSEFVPAFLIIALIPLTYNIADGIAIGFISYPVLKLLTGGRKEVSWEAWALALVFVVRYIFFTEG
- a CDS encoding 2-oxoacid:acceptor oxidoreductase family protein → MYHGIRISGFGGQGVVSAGVLLAYAGMIEGRNVSWFPAYGAEMRGGTANCSVVISDKEVSSPVVSNPTVAIVMNEPSLSKFEPLVREGGILIINSSLVRTAPKRTDIKIISVPFNELAEEAGSPKVGNLLMLGVFAAATGAVSTDAIAKAMPKVFKRAKPEALELNKKALEKGFSFVKSQN